The Syntrophomonadaceae bacterium DNA window CTGGGCATGATTTTTCACAAGTCCTCCACCAGGACCAGGGTTTCCTTCGAGGTGGGCATGTTTCAGCTTGGTGGTCATGCCCTTTATCTGGGAGCCGACTTGCAGCTAAACCGGGGCGAAACCATTGCCGACACTGCCAGGACCCTGTCCCGTTACCTTGATGGCATCATGATCAGGACCTTTGCCCACAAAGATGTTTTGGACCTGGCCGAACATGCCTCCATCCCGGTAATAAATGGGCTGACTGACCTCCTGCATCCCTGCCAGGTTTTGGCCGACCTTCTGACGATCAGGGAACATAAAGGCGGCCTCAGGGGGCTCAAGCTGACCTATGTGGGCGACGGCAATAACATGGCCCATTCCCTCATGTACGGCGGCGCCAAAATGGGCATGCATGTTGCCATCGGCTCGCCCCAGGGATACCAGCCAAAGGCGGATATAGTCGCGGCTGCCTGGGAAATCGCCAGGGAAACCGGCGGATCGGTTGAGGTTACTGAAAGCCCCGAACATGCGGTATCCGGGGCGGATGTGGTGTATACCGATGTCTGGGCCAGTATGGGCCAGGAAGCGGAAAAAGCCGAACGGGCCCGCATCTTTGCTCCCTACCAGGTAAATGCCGGCTTGCTTAAAGCCGCCAAGGACGACGGTATTTTCCTGCACTGCCTGCCGGCCTACCGGGGCCTGGAAGTCACTGACGAAGTCCTGGATGGCCATCATTCCGTTGTCTTCGATCAGGCCGAAAACCGGCTGCATGCCCAGAAGGCCATCATGGCCCTGACTATCTAGACAAGGGGACGGTTCTTTTGTCTTGTTCCTGTCTTGGGCGCTGAATTTCGACTGCCTTCGCGGTATATATTTTGGTATAGAATGGTGGTTTATCGCCTCGAAGAATTCTGATTACCTGTATAACTCTGGGAGGGATGGCTGGTGCAGCAATTGGAAAAAATACTGGCCGAGACCGGAATCAAGGTCTACGAGCATACTGTGGCGGTGGTGGGTCTTTTGGAAGAACCACTGCCTTCAGTCATGCAAAAATTGGGAAATGCTGAGGGATTAATTGGACTGGTATTTGACGATGTGGAAACCACTTTAATCATTACCGAAAAAGGTTGGGAAAGGGTGATGGCTAAATTTGCCAGTTACCGGGTTCAGCACGGGTTCAGGCTGATCACCTTAGATATAGCCTTAGATTGGTCAGTCGTCGGATTTTTGGCGGCTATTTCGGGGGAACTGGCCAGAAAGGGCATCCCCGTAGGCTCAATTTCCGCCTATTCCCGGGACCACTTGCTGGTTAAGCAGGAATACCTGGAAAGAGCACTAGACTCCTTGAAAGGTTTTCTTGCCACTTTTAGAACTCGCGTTTAGTTAACATAACATTTCCTCTATATGAAAGGATCAAAGACAATGGCAAAAGTAGTATTGGCATACTCCGGTGGACTGGATACCTCAGTAATTATTCCCTGGCTGAAAGAGAATTACGGTTATGATGTAATCGCTGTCACAGCCGATATCGGCCAAGGTGAGGAGCTGGCCCCCCTGAAGGAAAAGGCGATTAAAACCGGTGCCAGCAAGATCTATATTGAGGACCTGAAAGACGAGTTTGTGCGGGATTTTGTTTTTCCTGTGTTAAAGGCCGGGGCTGTATATGAGGAAAAATACCTTCTGGGGACCTCTTTTGCTCGGCCCCTGATTGCCAAAAAACTGGTGGAAATTGCCCTTAAGGAAGGGGCTGTGGCGGTGTCCCATGGCGCAACTGGCAAGGGGAATGACCAGGTCAGGTTTGAATTGACGGTGAAAGCCCTGGCCCCGCACTTAAAAATCATCGCCCCCTGGCGGGAATGGCAGATCCGCTCCCGGGAAGACGCCATCGACTATGCCAACGAGCGTGGCATCCCTATATCAGTGACTAAGGCCCGTCCCTACAGCATGGACCGGAACATCTGGCATTTAAGCCATGAAGGGGGAGAATTGGAAGACCCGGCCAATGAAGCTCCGGAGGATGTGTATATGATTATCACCCCGCCGGAAAAAGCTCCCGAGAACCCGACTTATGTAAACATTGCCTTTGAACAGGGAGTACCTGTAGCTGTGGATGGAGTACAATTGGCCCCGGTAGCCCTTTTGGAAAAGCTGAATATGATAGGCGCGGCTAATGGTATCGGGATTGTGGATATGGTGGAAAACCGTTTGGTTGGTATGAAGTCCCGCGGGGTTTATGAGTGCCCTGGTGGTACCCTGTTAATGAACGCCCACCGGGAGCTGGAAGCACTGACCCTGGACCGCCAGACCAAGCACTTTAAGCAAGAGGTGGCCATCAAGTACGCCCAACTGGTCTATGACGGCCTGTGGTTCACACCTTTAAAGGAAGCCCTGGATGCATTTGTGAACAGCACCCAAAAGACGGTGACCGGCAATGTGCGGCTGAAGCTCTATAAAGGAAACTGTACCCCGGCTGGCGTTACTTCCCCCTATTCGCTGCACAACATCGACTTAGCCACCTTTAGTGCCGAGAAAGTCTACAACCAGAAAGACGCTGAGGGATTTATCAATTTATTCGGCCTGCCCTTGAAGGCGCGGGCCTTGATGCAAAAAAAAATCGGGATGTAGGATAATTTAATTAACCTGATCGGGATAGGTGGCGGTTAATCACCGCCACCTATCCCGTTTGAAGATGACATGTATTGATGCTATTGCTTCGAATTTAGATGTTTGTTAACAAAACTGCTTAATATTTCTTTTAAATTAGGGCTCCCTAGTTCAGCCAATTCATAATAAACACGGGTGTTGGGTTTTTTTATGCGGATAATTCTGGTCAGATCAATAGGTGTAGCGATTATGACAGCATCACAATCAGTCCTATTAATTGTTTCCTCAAGGTCGCTAAGCTGTTGTTCGCCGTAACCCATGGCAGGTAAGAGTGTTCCGATACCCTTATAAGTATCAAAGGTCTCAATTAATTTGCCAACAATGTATGGGCGGGGATCTACCAGTTCCTTTGCCCCAAACCGCTCAGCAGCAACAGTGCCTGCGCCTATTGTCATTTCTCCGTGGGTAAGGGTAGGTCCGTCCTCGATTACTAACACTCGTTTCCCATTAATGATTTCAGGATTGTCGACTGTAATCTTGGATTCAGCCTTAACAACAACTGCCCCAGGGTTTGCGTTCTTAATATTTGTCTCAACTTGAAGTATCGCTTCTTTAGCAGCGCTGTCAATTTTATTAATTATTGCTACATCTGCAATGCGCAAATTTACTTCTCCGGGAAAGTAGCCTAGTTCGTGGCCAGGGCGTAGGGGATCTAGCACAGTAATCGCTAAATCCGGGCGATAAAATGGGAAATCGTTGTTGCCGCCGTCCCATACAATTACATCGCAGCCATTCGGGTCTTGTTCAGCTGCCCGCAGGATAGCCTCATAATCGACACCAGCATAAATGATATTTCCCCGGGTAATGTGGGGTTCATATTCTTCCATTTCCTCAATGGTGCAGTTATGCAGTTTTAAATCTTCTAAAGAAGCAAATCTTTGCACTTTTTGGGCCACAAGGTCGCCGTATGGCATAGGATGCCTAACTGCAACAACCTTTAGCCCTTCAGCCATTAATATCTCGATTATCCTGCGAGAGGTCTGACTTTTACCGCAGCCTGTTCGGACAGCGCAAACCGAGATCACGGGTTTGGTGCTTTTTAGCATTGTCTTGCTTGGTCCAAGAAGCTTAAAGTCAGCACCTGAAGCATGAACGATTGCGCCAATACTCATCACCGCGTCATACCTGACATCGCTGTAGGCAAAAACGCATTCATCAACCTTTAATTCGCTAATTAATTCGGATAATCTCCCTTCGGGATAAATAGGGATGCCGTCGGGATATAAGCGGCCGGCCAGTTCAGGGGGATATCTTCTGTTATCAATATCCGGAATCTGGGCGGCAGTAAAAGCCACCACCCGATAGTTCTCGCTATCCCGATAATAGGTGTTAAAGTTATGAAAGTCTCTTCCAGCTGCGCCTATGATGATAACATTTTTTTGATCCATTCACATCATCTCCTTGTATTTCTGTAATTTAGCCAGTCTTATTCTACACCAAAAATAAAAACCTATAAAGAGTAAATTCGGGGACGGTTCTTGAATTGAATGGGTCGATAAAGTCCGAAGACAGACCCACACGCCGCCTTTGGCGGCACAAATAGAGTTACGAAAAAAGGGGGTTTTTTTCATGGCAGATAAGAATCATTAAAAAACGATGCCTTATATATGGTAAGCAAGCTAGATTGTAGACGCAGAATAGCTACCGAATTACTTTAAGCAAAAATTTAAGCAAAAAATGTTAACCTAACATCGGTTCAACGCCATAATTATGGAGTGCATCTACCTTATACTTCAGCCTTATCCGCCTGTTTAATAGACATCGGCAACTCCGTCAACAACTGAACTGCTCGTACCCATGCATTAAAAATAATCAGAGAAATAAGGTGTCTGTTGCTCTATCGCATCCTCAAGCATAGCTAATACTTCGGGGCTACACGAAATGCGTCCTATTTTATGAAGATAACCTGGCCGCTTGTAACCTAACAGCATTGTTGTTATGGTTTGGATATCAATTTTGCCACTACTGCGCTCTGAAGTGCGGACAACTTCTCCTTTCCCTTCAGGGGTGATACGTAGCAAAAAATTTCCCTGATTCCATGTAAGAAGTGGATCTTCCAATGTAAAAACCCACTCCCTGCTTTCTGCCTCCTGTTTAAAAGGGTATTGGGCAATAAATTGCTCCAAATCAACGATACGTGCCATGAAATAAGGAGAGATACTTTCTTTAATGTCTGCGTCCTCCAGTAAAAACGCTAAAGGCTCATCTGTGTAAATATTACCTATGACCTTTGAAATCATTGAAAAATGTGCGCTGATAAAATTCCAAAGTCCACTACGTGCTTCTTCATTTACAAAGATCATATCCTTAATGCGGAAACATTCATTCTCTATCCAGTAAAGCACATATCCGTCGGGCTGGCCCTCTTCATTGTAGTAAATAGCGGCTATGAGGTCATCCAAATCCCAACGCCAATATTCCTTCCAAGCTAAATCATCACGCAGCATTGCACCATGGGTTTGCATGGCAAAGCGTTCATATGCCTTTTTTACCTGTTCGCTCTCCACTTCCACACGCTCAACTTCACCGGAAACAGGTTTCTTCTTTGGTAGTTGATAATCGTTTACCACAAATGTTATTTTATCAGAGATGATTTCCCATCCCTTTCTGCGAAAGTAGGGGATGGAGTAAGGATACAGGTAAGAAATTGATTGCTTCTTTGCTCTCATTTTTTCTAATGCCTGGCAAAGCAGCTTATGCATTAAGCCCTGGCTTGAATATTCTGGAAAAGTGCCGACACCGGTAAGTCCTCCCATATCATATGTTCTATTAGATATGCGTACACGAAAGGGATAGACTGCTACCTGTGATACTAGTCTATCACCGTCAAACCATCCTAATACATCCGCTTGCTCCAGAATTGGAGATTTATCACGAAGGATGTCTTCTTCCTCCAAGCCAATTTTATGCAGCTGCCTATTGGTCACTTGAAATACATATTTTAACAGTTGATTATATTGCTCAAGTTGCTCTACTCCGACATTTTTCATTCTTAAATGTCTTTTCTTGCGCATACTGCTAAGCCTCCACATAAATTCGGGGACTAAATTCGGGGACGGTTCTTGAATTGAATGTTATGTTTTCAGGATCTTACATACCATTGACTGGGACAAACCTCCACACAGTTCTCCTATTTCCTTAAGGGTTAGCGAAGAATTCCTTCTTAACCTGCTTATTAGCTCATTTCGGAGGATATTATTGGTTTTTAAGGCGTCGACACTTGCTTGATTTTCTCTGAGTACTTGGGTTATCATTTGTCGGGCAGTAATTAAAGAATCAATATAACCAGTATTTTCCTTTAAGAAAAGTATTTTATCTTTATCTACGTCCATAATATCTTCTTTTGTTTCGTAATTTAATACGTATTTATAGTACTCGTCTACTGCTTTTTTTCTGCTTGTAGACAGAATTCCTAGTACTCGTTCAGCATTCACCATGCCTTCCCTGATCTCGTCCCTTCCTAAATAGCTATTAAAACTGCTCCACCTGTATTCTTCCGGCAATCTTACAATCTTGGCTATTACCGGGTTATTATGAATATAGGCGCTTAATGCTAACAGGTATTTATCGTTGTCAACGCCTTCGCTTTTAAATCTGTCTTGAAACAAGTGGCCAACCCGTTGATAGGTATGATTAAAGTAATAGGCATAGCTGATATTAATGCGTTTAATTATTTTTGAGATATCATTTCCATTGTCATTTACTAAAAGATGGACATGATTATCCATAAGACAGTATGCTTCTAAGATAAAGTTATACTTTTTTTTCATCCGGCCAATGATATCAAGAAATCTAATTCTGTCTTCATCTTTTAAGAAGATGTTTTTTTGCTCATTTCCTCGTTGGATGATGTGATATGTGGAGAATTCTCCTTTTCTTCTAGCTGTTCTAGGCATTTTATTTCATCCCCATCAAAAAAATCGAATGTGTAAATATTACCACATTTGTCAATTCAATTCAAGAACCGTCCCCATTTTTACCTATTTTCATTCTATCATTCTATCTTAAGTAAGCAGGAAAATTTGGTTGTAAGGATAAATATACATATTGTTTTTTGCTTCCAGCAATAGAGAATCAAGGCCGGAAAGGAAGTTTCGCCATGGCTGTTATTGTCCGCCAGTATACTATGGATGATTTTGAGGGATTAATTGAACTGCAGCGGGAATCCTTCCCTCCTCCTTTCCCGCCTGAATTATGGTGGAAAAAAGAGCAGATTGCCGCACACCTGGAAACCTTCCCGCTAGGGGCAATGGTGGCCGAGTCGGACGGCTCTATGGCAGGGTCGGCTACTGCTCTGATTATTAAGTACGACGGCAAACCCCACACCTGGGAAGAGGCATCTGACAACGGCTATATCCGGGGCAGTCACCAGCCGAAGGGAGACAGCCTTTACGGCATCGATATTTGCGTCAGTCCCCGGTTTCGCGGCAAAGGGGTAGCCAAGGCCCTGTATGATGCCCGCAAAGAACTGGTAATTCGTCTGGGCTTGAAACGATTTCTGGCAGGCGCAAGAATTCCCGGCTATTGCAATTATGCCAGCCGCATGAAAGCGGAGTATTATGTAAACATGGTTGTAAGAGGCGAAGTCCGGGATCCGGTGCTTACCTTCATGTTAAAGCAGGGACTGTACCCAGTGCAGATAATTGAGGGATATTTAGAGGATGCAGAGTCTTGTAACACCGGGGTTTTGGCAGAATGGCCAAACCCGCAGCTTTAAGGTTTCAGGAGGAATTATATGGCAGTAGTAGCCGCCGTCCAATACGGGATCAGTCCCATAAAATCCCCAGACGAGTTTTGGCACAAAGTAGGCCGGATTGTAAAAAGAGCCCAGAAAAGGGGTGTAGAACTCCTGGTCTTTCCCGAGTACCTGACAGCTCACCTGTTGGCTCTTGCTCCTCCAATGGGGCATCCTGAAGCTAACCGTTATCTGCATGAATTTACCGGAGAATACCATCAAAGGTTTACCCTTTTAAGCCGGGAGACGGGTTTGACTATTCTCGGAGGAACCCATATCATGAAAGAAGATGCGTGTTATGTAAACGCTGCTTTTCTGTTCTTTCCCGACGGGAATGTTGAAATGCAAAAAAAGGTCCACCTGACACCGGAGGAACGCCATATCTGGGGACTTACCCCGGGGGATTCCTTTGCAGTCTATGATACGGCAGCAGGCAAAGCCGCTGTCCTGGTCTGTTATGACATTGAGTTTCCGGAGGCAGGCCGGATCGTGGCAGATCTGGGGGCCGAGATCATCCTTTGCCCCTCTTATACCGATGGAGCAGCCGGTTACTACCGGGTGCGCAACTGCTGCCAGGCCAGGGCCATTGAGAACCAGCTTTTTGTGGTATTAAGCGGCATTGTTGGCGCTCTGCCTGTTGTGCCGCAGATAGATTTTGGCTACAGCCAGGCTGGGCTGTTTGCCCCGTGTGATTTCCCCTTTCCGGCTAACGGGGTCCTCTCTGAGGGCAGGGCAAATTTGCCCATGCTGGTGTCGGCTGACTTAGATCAAGGGCTGTTGAAAGAAAACCGGGCAAAAGGCCAGGTGTCTCCCTACCGCGACCGCCGTCGCGACATTTATAAATTGAGCTTCAGGAGGTAGTTAAATTGGATAGAATAAAAATTGCCCTTTGCCAGCTTCATGTCACCCCGGACAAGGAGGCGAACCTGGAGCGGGCCGCCAAAATGGTGCGGGAGGCTGCCGCAAAAGGGGCGCATTTGGCGGTTTTGCCGGAGATGTTTAATACCCCCATCAGCCGCCGTTATATGGCCAGCAATGCGGAGCCGGTTCCCGGACCTGTTGCTGCCGCCCTTTCTCAACTGGCCAAAGAGTGTGGTATCGTTCTTGTCGGGGGATCTTTTCCGGAGGCAGATGGCAGCAAAGTATATAACACCAGTTTGACTTTCGATAAAACAGGGCAACAGATCTGCCACTACCGCAAGATGCACCTTTTTGATGTGAACCTGCCGGGGGGTGTGGTTTTAAGAGAATCGGACACCGTTTCAGCTGGCAGCCGCCTGGGACTTGTTGATACGGAATTGGGCCGTCTGGGGATCGGCATCTGTTATGACCTGCGTTTTCCCGAGCTTTGGCTGACCATGGCCCTGCGGGGCGCCCAAATTATGGCGGTACCGGCAGCTTTTAATGTCATAACCGGTACTGATCACTGGCATACGGTGCTAAAATCCAGGGCGATGGACTGCCAGACCTTTTTTGCAGTGGCCTCCCCGGCCAGAGACGAACAGGCACCCTTTATTCCCTACGGCCATTCTCTGGTTGCAGATCCTTGGGGAAATATCCTGGCAGAGGCCGGGGAAGGCGAGGAGCTGGTGGTGGCAGAAATTGAATTGAAAAGAATAGAGGAAGTGCGGGCCCGCCTGCCACTGTTGCAGCACCGCCGGAATGAGTTGTACCGGTTGGAGTGGCTTGCTGATTAGTTCGCATCAAAAACCATTACTTCCATGGAGGTGGACTAAATGAAGCTCTGGGGCGGAAGATTTGCTAAAACTACCGACAGCCTGATGGACGATTTTCATTCATCCATATCTTTTGATTGCCGCCTATACCGGCAGGATATCCGCGGCAGCCAGGCCCATGCCCGGATGCTGGGGGCTTCCGGCATCATTTCAGCCGATGAGGCAGAACAAATCGTTGCCGGGCTGGAAAGTATCCTGACAGATATTGAGAAGGGGGAAATTAAGTTTTCCCAGGATGCGGAAGATATTCATATGAATATTGAGACCTTGCTGACCCGGCGGATCGGGGAGGTAGGGAAAAAGCTGCACACTGCCAGGAGTCGCAACGACCAGGTGGCCCTGGATGTCCGCATGTACTTGAAAGAAGAGATCAAGAACACTGCCCGGCTTTTGCGGGACCTTTTGCAGACCTTATTGGACCAAGCCGGGGAACATTTGGAAACCATTATGCCAGGCTATACCCACCTGCAAAAAGCGCAGCCGGTCACCCTGGCCCATCACCTGATGGCGTACTTCCAAATGTTTAAGCGGGATCTGGAACGCCTGCAGGACTGCTACAGGAGAACCGATGTGATGCCTCTTGGCTCCGGTGCCCTGGCCGGGACAACCTTTCCCCTGAACCGGGAAATGGTGGCCAAAGAGCTGGGTTTTGCGGCTATCAGCGAAAACAGCCTGGACGCCGTGAGCGACCGGGATTTTGCCATTGAGTTTGCTGCTGCCGCCTCGATTATCATGATGCACCTCTCCCGTTTCTGCGAGGAACTGATTCTTTGGTCCAGCGATGAATTCCGCTTTGTGGAGATGGATGACGCCTACAGCACCGGCAGCTCGATCATGCCCCAGAAGAAAAACCCGGATGTGGCGGAGCTGGTGCGGGGGAAGACCGGCCGGGTGTACGGAGACCTGTTGGCACTCCTGACAGTGATGAAGTCACTGCCCTTGGCCTATAACAAGGATATGCAGGAAGACAAGGAAGCCCTGTTTGATGCAGTGGATACGGTGAAAAAGTGTCTTCTGATCTTTATTCCCATGCTGAAGACCCTGAAAGTAAAGCCTGCGGCCATGTACCAGGGGGCCAAAAGAGGTTTCACCAATGCCACCGAGGTAGCGGATTACCTGGCTAAAAAGGGTGTGCCCTTCCGGGAGGCCCATCATCTTGCGGGGCAGATGGTGCTTTATTGCATCAAGGAAGGCAAGGATTTGGCCCAGCTTTCCCTGGAGGAATACCACCAGTTTTCTCCTGCTATCGCCGGGGATATCTATCAAGCCATTGCGATGGAAACCTGTATTGCCCGCCGTTCCCTTCCCGGCGGCCCGGCCCCTGCAGCTGTCAACGTAGCCATTGCTAATGGAAAGCGGTGGCTGGAACAGGCCGGAAAAGGTGAGTAGTTGTAACCGCTTTATTGGCCAGAAGGTTGTTAGCACAAGTGAATAAAAGCCCAGCAGTAACGTGATAGTGCTGGGCTTTTGTATTTATTTAGTTGGCGGAATTCAGCGCTCACGCCCAAGACAGGAGAACCGTCCCCTTGTCTCCCTTGTCTAGAGTTTGAAGCGGGCAATGGTCCCTTGCAGTTCTTGCCCCAGCCTGGCCAAGGCATCAGCCGATGTTGCCACCTCTTCTAAAGAAGCCGACTGCTCCTCTGTGCTTGAGGCCATCTCCTGGCTGATTGCGGCAATTTGCTGGGTGACGTCACTGATTATCTTAACCGCAGTTACCATTTCCTCACTGCCCTTGGCCAGCTCTTCTGTCGAGCGGGAGACTTCCTGGACCTGACCCGCTACACTTGCGACATCCTGTTCAATCTGCTGGAAGGCTTTTGCTCCTTCGCCGATTACCTTGCCGCTTTTTTCCACCAGGCGGGAATTGTTTTCCATCGACTGGACAGCCTTGCCGGTTTCCCCCTGGATCTGGTGAATCAAGGAGGCGATTTCCTTGGCTGCCTGGCTGGACTGTTCGGCCAGTTTGCGCACTTCTTCAGCCACTACCGCAAACCCCCGGCCCTGGTCTCCGGCCCGGGCCGCTTCGATGGCAGCGTTTAAGGCCAATAGATTTGTCTGATCGGCAATGCTTGAGATCACGTCCACAATCTGGCCGATAGCCTGG harbors:
- a CDS encoding carbon-nitrogen hydrolase family protein encodes the protein MDRIKIALCQLHVTPDKEANLERAAKMVREAAAKGAHLAVLPEMFNTPISRRYMASNAEPVPGPVAAALSQLAKECGIVLVGGSFPEADGSKVYNTSLTFDKTGQQICHYRKMHLFDVNLPGGVVLRESDTVSAGSRLGLVDTELGRLGIGICYDLRFPELWLTMALRGAQIMAVPAAFNVITGTDHWHTVLKSRAMDCQTFFAVASPARDEQAPFIPYGHSLVADPWGNILAEAGEGEELVVAEIELKRIEEVRARLPLLQHRRNELYRLEWLAD
- a CDS encoding transposase, which translates into the protein MPRTARRKGEFSTYHIIQRGNEQKNIFLKDEDRIRFLDIIGRMKKKYNFILEAYCLMDNHVHLLVNDNGNDISKIIKRINISYAYYFNHTYQRVGHLFQDRFKSEGVDNDKYLLALSAYIHNNPVIAKIVRLPEEYRWSSFNSYLGRDEIREGMVNAERVLGILSTSRKKAVDEYYKYVLNYETKEDIMDVDKDKILFLKENTGYIDSLITARQMITQVLRENQASVDALKTNNILRNELISRLRRNSSLTLKEIGELCGGLSQSMVCKILKT
- a CDS encoding carbon-nitrogen hydrolase family protein; translated protein: MAVVAAVQYGISPIKSPDEFWHKVGRIVKRAQKRGVELLVFPEYLTAHLLALAPPMGHPEANRYLHEFTGEYHQRFTLLSRETGLTILGGTHIMKEDACYVNAAFLFFPDGNVEMQKKVHLTPEERHIWGLTPGDSFAVYDTAAGKAAVLVCYDIEFPEAGRIVADLGAEIILCPSYTDGAAGYYRVRNCCQARAIENQLFVVLSGIVGALPVVPQIDFGYSQAGLFAPCDFPFPANGVLSEGRANLPMLVSADLDQGLLKENRAKGQVSPYRDRRRDIYKLSFRR
- a CDS encoding argininosuccinate synthase — encoded protein: MAKVVLAYSGGLDTSVIIPWLKENYGYDVIAVTADIGQGEELAPLKEKAIKTGASKIYIEDLKDEFVRDFVFPVLKAGAVYEEKYLLGTSFARPLIAKKLVEIALKEGAVAVSHGATGKGNDQVRFELTVKALAPHLKIIAPWREWQIRSREDAIDYANERGIPISVTKARPYSMDRNIWHLSHEGGELEDPANEAPEDVYMIITPPEKAPENPTYVNIAFEQGVPVAVDGVQLAPVALLEKLNMIGAANGIGIVDMVENRLVGMKSRGVYECPGGTLLMNAHRELEALTLDRQTKHFKQEVAIKYAQLVYDGLWFTPLKEALDAFVNSTQKTVTGNVRLKLYKGNCTPAGVTSPYSLHNIDLATFSAEKVYNQKDAEGFINLFGLPLKARALMQKKIGM
- the argF gene encoding ornithine carbamoyltransferase; protein product: MDALARKKDFQGRDFISLKDYAPEEISHLLDLAQELKARQKQGRPHHLLAGKTLGMIFHKSSTRTRVSFEVGMFQLGGHALYLGADLQLNRGETIADTARTLSRYLDGIMIRTFAHKDVLDLAEHASIPVINGLTDLLHPCQVLADLLTIREHKGGLRGLKLTYVGDGNNMAHSLMYGGAKMGMHVAIGSPQGYQPKADIVAAAWEIARETGGSVEVTESPEHAVSGADVVYTDVWASMGQEAEKAERARIFAPYQVNAGLLKAAKDDGIFLHCLPAYRGLEVTDEVLDGHHSVVFDQAENRLHAQKAIMALTI
- a CDS encoding GNAT family N-acetyltransferase; this encodes MAVIVRQYTMDDFEGLIELQRESFPPPFPPELWWKKEQIAAHLETFPLGAMVAESDGSMAGSATALIIKYDGKPHTWEEASDNGYIRGSHQPKGDSLYGIDICVSPRFRGKGVAKALYDARKELVIRLGLKRFLAGARIPGYCNYASRMKAEYYVNMVVRGEVRDPVLTFMLKQGLYPVQIIEGYLEDAESCNTGVLAEWPNPQL
- a CDS encoding ACT domain-containing protein, whose amino-acid sequence is MQQLEKILAETGIKVYEHTVAVVGLLEEPLPSVMQKLGNAEGLIGLVFDDVETTLIITEKGWERVMAKFASYRVQHGFRLITLDIALDWSVVGFLAAISGELARKGIPVGSISAYSRDHLLVKQEYLERALDSLKGFLATFRTRV
- a CDS encoding GTPase, with the translated sequence MDQKNVIIIGAAGRDFHNFNTYYRDSENYRVVAFTAAQIPDIDNRRYPPELAGRLYPDGIPIYPEGRLSELISELKVDECVFAYSDVRYDAVMSIGAIVHASGADFKLLGPSKTMLKSTKPVISVCAVRTGCGKSQTSRRIIEILMAEGLKVVAVRHPMPYGDLVAQKVQRFASLEDLKLHNCTIEEMEEYEPHITRGNIIYAGVDYEAILRAAEQDPNGCDVIVWDGGNNDFPFYRPDLAITVLDPLRPGHELGYFPGEVNLRIADVAIINKIDSAAKEAILQVETNIKNANPGAVVVKAESKITVDNPEIINGKRVLVIEDGPTLTHGEMTIGAGTVAAERFGAKELVDPRPYIVGKLIETFDTYKGIGTLLPAMGYGEQQLSDLEETINRTDCDAVIIATPIDLTRIIRIKKPNTRVYYELAELGSPNLKEILSSFVNKHLNSKQ
- the argH gene encoding argininosuccinate lyase, with product MKLWGGRFAKTTDSLMDDFHSSISFDCRLYRQDIRGSQAHARMLGASGIISADEAEQIVAGLESILTDIEKGEIKFSQDAEDIHMNIETLLTRRIGEVGKKLHTARSRNDQVALDVRMYLKEEIKNTARLLRDLLQTLLDQAGEHLETIMPGYTHLQKAQPVTLAHHLMAYFQMFKRDLERLQDCYRRTDVMPLGSGALAGTTFPLNREMVAKELGFAAISENSLDAVSDRDFAIEFAAAASIIMMHLSRFCEELILWSSDEFRFVEMDDAYSTGSSIMPQKKNPDVAELVRGKTGRVYGDLLALLTVMKSLPLAYNKDMQEDKEALFDAVDTVKKCLLIFIPMLKTLKVKPAAMYQGAKRGFTNATEVADYLAKKGVPFREAHHLAGQMVLYCIKEGKDLAQLSLEEYHQFSPAIAGDIYQAIAMETCIARRSLPGGPAPAAVNVAIANGKRWLEQAGKGE
- a CDS encoding GNAT family N-acetyltransferase; amino-acid sequence: MRKKRHLRMKNVGVEQLEQYNQLLKYVFQVTNRQLHKIGLEEEDILRDKSPILEQADVLGWFDGDRLVSQVAVYPFRVRISNRTYDMGGLTGVGTFPEYSSQGLMHKLLCQALEKMRAKKQSISYLYPYSIPYFRRKGWEIISDKITFVVNDYQLPKKKPVSGEVERVEVESEQVKKAYERFAMQTHGAMLRDDLAWKEYWRWDLDDLIAAIYYNEEGQPDGYVLYWIENECFRIKDMIFVNEEARSGLWNFISAHFSMISKVIGNIYTDEPLAFLLEDADIKESISPYFMARIVDLEQFIAQYPFKQEAESREWVFTLEDPLLTWNQGNFLLRITPEGKGEVVRTSERSSGKIDIQTITTMLLGYKRPGYLHKIGRISCSPEVLAMLEDAIEQQTPYFSDYF